A single candidate division KSB1 bacterium DNA region contains:
- a CDS encoding fumarylacetoacetate hydrolase family protein, whose product MSHWIRFRHSGYTKFGTLEGDTISVFEGNMFENPTKTDETVSIEESEYLTPCKPSKMLGLVNNFHAAAERQGLPIPEEPLYFIKPPSCFLPHKGEIIKPKCYNGRVIYEGEIGIVIGKTCRDVAESEVEDCIFGYTCVNDVTALQMINADESFAQWTRAKSFDTFGSFGPTINTEIDPSPLKIQSILNGRVRQDYPVSDMIFSPHELVMRLSRDMTLVPSDLIICGTSVGALPMKPGSTIEIHIDGIGTLQNTYVTTN is encoded by the coding sequence ATGAGCCATTGGATTCGTTTTCGTCATTCCGGGTACACTAAATTTGGTACTTTGGAAGGTGACACTATCTCGGTCTTTGAGGGCAATATGTTTGAAAACCCAACAAAGACGGATGAAACGGTATCGATTGAGGAGAGCGAGTATTTGACGCCATGCAAACCCTCGAAAATGCTCGGATTGGTCAATAACTTCCATGCAGCTGCCGAAAGACAGGGTTTGCCTATTCCGGAAGAACCGCTGTACTTCATCAAGCCGCCATCGTGTTTTCTTCCGCACAAGGGAGAAATTATCAAACCCAAATGCTATAACGGCCGCGTGATCTACGAGGGAGAAATTGGGATTGTTATCGGCAAAACCTGTAGAGATGTTGCCGAGTCAGAAGTGGAAGATTGCATCTTCGGATATACATGCGTGAATGATGTCACTGCACTGCAGATGATCAATGCCGATGAGTCATTTGCACAGTGGACTAGAGCCAAGAGTTTTGATACTTTTGGTTCGTTTGGTCCCACCATTAACACCGAAATAGACCCCAGTCCACTGAAAATACAGTCTATTCTTAATGGCCGGGTCAGGCAGGATTATCCGGTTTCCGACATGATTTTTTCTCCGCATGAACTGGTGATGAGGCTGTCACGTGACATGACCCTGGTTCCGAGTGATTTGATAATCTGTGGCACCTCCGTGGGTGCTCTACCAATGAAACCCGGCAGTACCATTGAGATACACATTGATGGTATCGGCACACTACAGAATACTTACGTAACAACAAATTAA
- a CDS encoding arginase family protein: MKEELNFEEAPLRYAGVAALLKRPLVNDPSGVDIALIGVPCDGATESRPGPREIRNMSSLTRSVHHVTRVNPYELCNVADVGDVNFSNPFDLQQCFADITDFYSKICAAGAVPLSVGGDHSISLPSVCSVCVYSGGLDCRAFMPNAMIL; the protein is encoded by the coding sequence ATGAAGGAAGAATTAAACTTTGAAGAGGCTCCGCTTCGTTATGCTGGGGTTGCAGCTCTGTTGAAAAGACCGCTAGTGAACGACCCATCAGGTGTCGATATCGCACTGATTGGTGTGCCCTGTGATGGAGCAACCGAAAGCCGACCTGGGCCTCGCGAAATTCGCAATATGTCAAGTTTGACTCGTTCGGTACATCATGTGACGCGGGTGAACCCTTATGAACTTTGCAACGTTGCAGATGTAGGTGATGTGAATTTCTCAAATCCTTTTGACCTGCAACAATGCTTTGCCGACATTACTGATTTTTACAGCAAGATTTGTGCAGCCGGTGCAGTGCCCCTGAGCGTAGGCGGCGATCACTCTATCAGTTTGCCGTCTGTCTGCAGTGTTTGTGTCTATAGCGGGGGTTTAGACTGCAGAGCATTCATGCCAAATGCTATGATTTTGTAG